The Chloroflexus aggregans DSM 9485 genome segment GGAGGAAGCATTATTGGGCGCGAAGGACGCAGAGCACGCAGAGGTTTTTTGTTGTTCTCAGTAGGAAGCTTTTGCCAGACCTTTATCGCTCTGCGAAGCTTGTGTTTTGATTAGGAGATGTTATGAGTCGTGAACAGATTCTCGCCAATCTCCGCACCAGTCTCAACGCCAACCGGCCTTGGCTGTTGGCTGAAGCTGAACGAATGCCGCACGAACCACCACCGTTTGTGTTGCCGGCCCAAGATGATCTTGTTGGTCAGTTTATCGATGAACTAACCAGGCTTGAGGGGAAGGCATATCGGGTAGGGAGTGCTGATGCGGCGTTAGCGATTGTTGACCGCTTGATCGAAGAGACGCAGGCGACGAGTGTAATCGGCTGGGATCTCGACCAGATAGGTCTACCCGGCTTGCCTGAATTGTTGACCGCACGTGGCGTGAAGCTGGCGGTGGCTGATGTACGTGGTGAAGGGCGCAAGAACCGTTTCCAAGAGCTAGAACCGATCCCCGTCTGTTTGTCGGGAGCAGAGTTGGTGATTGCCGAGAGCGGTACACTGCTCTTGCGTCACGGTCCCGGTAGACCACGCATTGCTTCGTTGTTGGCGCCATGCCATATTGCCGTTGTGTTTCGACACCAAGTGGTGCGCGGTCTTGGTGAGGCGCTGGCCCTGTTGGCGCAACGCTATGGCGATGATATTTTTGGCTCAACGAGTAACCTGACCTTCATCACTGGACCCTCGCGTACCGCTGATATCGAGATGACACTCTCGCTCGGTATTCATGGCCCGCCACAGATTCATGTGATTGTGGTGGAGAATTAATGTCACATATGCAGCGGTAAGCGCTCGTGAAGCGCGATGTGCATGCAGTTATCGTGCGTTTGACAATTCAAGACAATGAAGATAAAACCACCCATCTTTGTCACCCGTCGATTACCCGATCCGGCGATGGCAATCCTCGCCGAACACTGTACTGTCTCGTGGTGGGATCAGGTTGAGATGCCCATCCCGCGCGACGAGTTACTGCGTGGTGTTGCTGCTGCTGAAGGGTTGCTCTGCCTGATTACTGACCGCATCGACGCTGAAGTGATCGCTGCGGCGCCGCGTCTGTGCGCCGTGTCGATCATGGCGGTTGGCTATGACAACATTGACCGCGCAGCGCTGGCGGCGCGTGGGATTACCCTCACTAATACGCCTGATGTACTGACCGAAACTACCGCCGATCTGGCGTGGGCGTTGTTGTTAGCTGCGGCCCGTCGCGTTGTGGAGGGCCACAAACTGATCGAGCGCGGTGAGTGGGGGCCGTGGCACCCGTTGCAGATGGTTGGGCAAGACATCTATGGCCGGGTGTTGGGGGTGGTTGGCGCGGGCCGGATTGGGCAAGCGGTCTTGCGCCGGGGACGCGGCTTTGGTATGCGACTGATCTACCATAACCGTCGGCCTAACCCTATCCTTGCCGCCGAGTTGGGGGCTGAATATCGTCCACTGAACGATCTCCTGGCCGAAAGTGATGCGGTGGTGGTTACGGCTCCGCTTACCGATGAGACGCGTGGTATGTTTGGGTCTGCTCAGTTTGCGCTGATGAAACCGGCCAGCATTTTTGTGAATGTCGCTCGCGGACCGCTTGTGCGCGAAGATGAGCTGGTCGCTGCGCTGCGTGCCGGTCGTCCGTGGGCCGCCGGTCTCGATGTCTTTGATCGCGAGCCGATCGGGCCGGATCACCCGCTGCTTGCCTTGCCGAACGTGGTGCTCACTCCCCACATCGGCAGCGCGAGTGTCGCGACTCGTGTGCGTATGGCGACGCTTGCTGCCGAGAATCTGGTGGCGGTATTGAGCGGGCGTGCTACGCCGCACATCGTCAAGTAGGGAGCGGCAAGTACTCTGGCGAAACCTGCTCCCCTGTTAGAACGCGAACGACTTGCTCGTTGGGGCAAGCTGCGCGTGCTGATCTTTGTCGGCGTGGAATATTTTGCGCGCTGTTCCATCATCTACCCAAAGTTGTGTGTGCTGGAGCGGACTGGTCGGCGCAGTACCGATGCTCCTCAGCAGTGCATGATGCGTCTCCCATATTTCCGGTAAGATTAAAGATAACGCAGCAGGTGAAACAGACGCAGATCGAACGCTATGCCGCAACTTGATGGCATCCTCGAACGGATTACTTTTCAGAGTGAGAGCGACGGTTACACCGTTGCGCGCTTACGCCCGACCGGTAAACACAGTACCATCACGATTGTCGGTAAATTGCTCGGTGTTCGACCCGGCGAGCACCTGATCCTAGAGGGTGAGTGGCGTGATCACCCAATCCATGGACGCCAGTTTAGTGTGCAGTCCTACAGGAGCTATCTCCCGGCTACGATTGACGGTATTCGCCGTTATTTGGGGAGTGGGTTGATCAAAGGGGTGGGTCCGGCGATGGCGAAACGCATCACCGAAACGTTCGGCAAATACACCCTCGATGTCCTTGACCGCGAACCAGAACGGCTAAGCGAAGTACCGGGTTTGGGGCGTAAGAAGGCAGCATTGATCGCCGCGGCATGGCGAGAGCAACAGCGGATCAAAGACCTGATGATCCTCTTGCAAGACTTTGGTTTACCGACCGGGATCGCGGTACGTATCTACAAGCATTACGGTGATGATGCACTGAGTATTGTCCAACACGAGCCGTATCGGTTGGCAGATGAAGTTGATGGAGTGGGGTTTCGTACCGCCGACACCATCGCCGTCGGTCTCGGCATTGCTCGCGACGACCCACGCCGGATTGCGGCTGGGTTGCGCTATGCTTTGGGGCAAGCTTCCAATGCAGGGCACTGTTATCTGCCCCGGCTAGAACTCATCGAGCGTGCCGCTGCACTTCTGACGGTGTCGCAGGCGCAGGTGGTGGCGGTGCTTGACACATTGTTGGCGAATAACCTGTTGTGGCGCGATACGGTCGTCACCGCTACCGATCCGGATCTCCAGCCGATCTACCTCCCACCGTTAGCATTTGCCGAAATCGGTGTCGCGAACGCGATCCGTCGTTTCCTGGCGCAGCGCACAGCACTGGCTGAACGCTACGCCTCTAGTCGATGGGAAAAAGTCTTTGCCCATCTCGCCGAACGGCGGGGCTTGCTGCTCAGTCCTCAGCAACAGCAAGCGGTGCGCACCGCGTTAACAACACCGGTGATGCTCCTCACCGGCGGACCGGGCACCGGCAAAACCACCAGCTTGCGTGCGCTCGTGATCTTACTTCTCGCCCGTGGCTACCGCCCGTTACTGGCCGCACCAACCGGACGGGCTGCCCGTCGGTTGAGTGAAGCCACCGGGGTCGAAGCGCGCACCATCCACCGGCTGTTGGAATATGGCGCTGACGGTTCATTTCGTCGGAATGCCGAATACCCGCTCGAGTGCGATCTGCTGGTCATTGACGAAGCGAGTATGCTCGACGTAGTACTGGCCAATCAACTACTGAAAGCGGTGCAACCCGATACACACCTTCTCATCGTCGGCGACGCCGACCAACTACCGAGCGTCGGGCCGGGCCGTGTGCTCGGCGATCTGATTGACAGCGGCATAGTGCCGCGTATCCATCTCGACGCCATCTTCCGCCAAGCTGCCGGCAGCGGCATTGCGACTAACGCGCGACGCATCAACGACGGCCTGCTGCCAGACTGGGGCGGGCACGATGACTTCTACTTCTTTGCTGCCGAGACACCCGAACGCTGCGCTGAACTCGTTGTCGAACTGGTGGTCGAACGCATCCCGCGCCGGTTCGGGTATGACCCGCGACGCGACATTCAAGTACTCAGCCCAACCCATAAAGGGGTTGCCGGTGTAGCCGCACTCAACACCGCGCTGCAAGCTGCACTCAACCCGCCGCGCCCCGGCGTGGCTGAATATCACCGTGGTGATACCATCTTTCGGGTCGGTGACCGCGTCATTCAACAGCGCAACGACTACGAGCGCGATGTCTATAACGGCGACACCGGTGAAGTGATTGCCATCGACGCCACAGCGCCGACCGTGGTGGTGCGGTTTGAAGATGGGCGCGCTATCCGGTACAGCAGCCTCGACCTTGACGACCTCACCCTCGCTTACGCACTCAGCGTGCATAAAAGTCAGGGCAGTGAGTATCCGGTGGTGGTGCTGCCGCTCTTGCTCCAACATCAACCGTTGCTGCAACGCAACCTGCTTTACACCGCCGTCACCCGCGCCCGCCAGCTTGTGGTCATCGTTGGCGACCGGCGCGCCGTCGCTGCCGCCGTTGCCGCCGCTGAAGTCGAACGGCGTTACACCGGCCTCAGTGTGCGGCTACGCGAGTAGTGGCGCAAAGATGGCAAAGACGCGGTAGAGCCGGACGACTGTCCGGCTTTGCAGAGGTGCGCAAAGGGTTTTTGGGAAGAGGACTGAGCGTGTTCGTGCCTAACCTTCAAAAACCTTGGTGTGCTTTGCGCACTTGGTGTCTTGGCGTTTGAATCTTGGTGAACTTTGCGGGCTTGGCGTCTTTTTCCAACGCTTGGTCATTACGCCAATCGAGCGTGCTATAATGCGAGTCACCCAACCTGATATTTGGTACGCAAAACAGGTTATACCGGTTCAGACGAAAGAGCAAATCCTCGACCTCTTACGGAGACACCAGCGCGAGTTGTAGCGTTTGGGTGTGCAGCGTTGCGGACTGTTTGACTCCTTTGTGCGGAATGAGTCGCAGACAGGGAGTGATGTCGATATTTTGGTCCAATTCGAGCCAGATCAGAAAACGTTTGCTTATTTCATGCAGCTTGCATTGTTCCTTGAAGATCTATTTGACCGTAAGGTCGATTTGATGACGGTTGAAGCATTAAGCCCATATATTGGCCCGCATATTCTCCGTGAGGTTGAATATGTCTCGATCGGTGCGTGAGTATCTTCAGCATGCGCTTATCGCTGCTGGGGGCAGCTTAGTCGTGATCGGGCTACTCATTGTAATGAATAGTGGGTTGACCGAGTGGGTGCTGTCGCTCGTGGCTGTTTGGAAAGGAAAGCCGCCAGCGCCGCATTGGCTGGTGAAAATTCATGCCATCGGCATAGAGGCATTGGTCAGCGGGATAGCGCTGGTTGCGCTGGGCTGGGTCGCTCTGCCGCGCTGGAATTGGCTGGCGGCTCTCGCGCAACAGGATAGCGTCGTATTAACCGTAGCTCTGCTTGCGATTGGGGGATTGTGGCTGCCGGTTGCGCTCATTGGTCATAGCGCCGTCATTGGCGGCGAACGGTATTGGTGGCTTGATGATGACGCCATGATTTCAATGCGCTATGCCCGACACCTTGCTCAGGGTGCGGGTTTGGTCTGGAATTTAGACGGTGAGCGTGTTGAGGGGTATACCAATCTGTTGTGGACACTCTATATGGCGCTGGTGCATCTGTTGCCGATCCCGGTTGCCCAAACCTCGTTGATAATCCTGTTGACCAACATCACGCTTGCCGTTGCGACCGTTCCTATCATCATCCGCTTCGTGCGCGCGCTGGGCGGTAGCCCGTTGGTGGTTGCCGCCACCGTGCTCGGCTTCGTGCTCAATAAAAATGTGATGGCGTGGACAACCTCCGGCTTTGAGACTACCTTGTTGATGTGGTTGTTTCTGCTGGCCGCCTATCGAATTATCACAGAGGCGCAGCAGCGAATGCCGCGTCTGTTCACTTTTGTGATTATCGCGCTCCTGTCGCTGGTTCGATCAGACGCGGTGATCTTGTCGGTGTTGCTGTATGCGCTTGCGGTGTGGTTAAACAGCAACCGAATGCTGATCATCGGGTATGCTGCATTGTCGTTGGCCTTGCCGATAGCCCATGTCTTATTTAGAGCGTTGTATTATGGCGA includes the following:
- the recD2 gene encoding SF1B family DNA helicase RecD2 gives rise to the protein MPQLDGILERITFQSESDGYTVARLRPTGKHSTITIVGKLLGVRPGEHLILEGEWRDHPIHGRQFSVQSYRSYLPATIDGIRRYLGSGLIKGVGPAMAKRITETFGKYTLDVLDREPERLSEVPGLGRKKAALIAAAWREQQRIKDLMILLQDFGLPTGIAVRIYKHYGDDALSIVQHEPYRLADEVDGVGFRTADTIAVGLGIARDDPRRIAAGLRYALGQASNAGHCYLPRLELIERAAALLTVSQAQVVAVLDTLLANNLLWRDTVVTATDPDLQPIYLPPLAFAEIGVANAIRRFLAQRTALAERYASSRWEKVFAHLAERRGLLLSPQQQQAVRTALTTPVMLLTGGPGTGKTTSLRALVILLLARGYRPLLAAPTGRAARRLSEATGVEARTIHRLLEYGADGSFRRNAEYPLECDLLVIDEASMLDVVLANQLLKAVQPDTHLLIVGDADQLPSVGPGRVLGDLIDSGIVPRIHLDAIFRQAAGSGIATNARRINDGLLPDWGGHDDFYFFAAETPERCAELVVELVVERIPRRFGYDPRRDIQVLSPTHKGVAGVAALNTALQAALNPPRPGVAEYHRGDTIFRVGDRVIQQRNDYERDVYNGDTGEVIAIDATAPTVVVRFEDGRAIRYSSLDLDDLTLAYALSVHKSQGSEYPVVVLPLLLQHQPLLQRNLLYTAVTRARQLVVIVGDRRAVAAAVAAAEVERRYTGLSVRLRE
- a CDS encoding LutC/YkgG family protein, with translation MSREQILANLRTSLNANRPWLLAEAERMPHEPPPFVLPAQDDLVGQFIDELTRLEGKAYRVGSADAALAIVDRLIEETQATSVIGWDLDQIGLPGLPELLTARGVKLAVADVRGEGRKNRFQELEPIPVCLSGAELVIAESGTLLLRHGPGRPRIASLLAPCHIAVVFRHQVVRGLGEALALLAQRYGDDIFGSTSNLTFITGPSRTADIEMTLSLGIHGPPQIHVIVVEN
- a CDS encoding 2-hydroxyacid dehydrogenase; translation: MKIKPPIFVTRRLPDPAMAILAEHCTVSWWDQVEMPIPRDELLRGVAAAEGLLCLITDRIDAEVIAAAPRLCAVSIMAVGYDNIDRAALAARGITLTNTPDVLTETTADLAWALLLAAARRVVEGHKLIERGEWGPWHPLQMVGQDIYGRVLGVVGAGRIGQAVLRRGRGFGMRLIYHNRRPNPILAAELGAEYRPLNDLLAESDAVVVTAPLTDETRGMFGSAQFALMKPASIFVNVARGPLVREDELVAALRAGRPWAAGLDVFDREPIGPDHPLLALPNVVLTPHIGSASVATRVRMATLAAENLVAVLSGRATPHIVK
- a CDS encoding nucleotidyltransferase family protein, translating into MQRCGLFDSFVRNESQTGSDVDILVQFEPDQKTFAYFMQLALFLEDLFDRKVDLMTVEALSPYIGPHILREVEYVSIGA